The following is a genomic window from Devosia neptuniae.
CTTGGGCTGCGGATTTTTGAGACACGTGTTTGCTATCGCGGGGCGGTTAGAGCGCGCCCGCGTCTGGTCGTTCGGCAATATGGTTCTTCCTCCCTTGGTCCTCCGGTGATCAGGCGGCTTCGGCCGCTCTTGCATTGGCCGCCAGCAAGGTCCGGAAGCGGGAGGGCGGCATGCCCTTTTGCGTCAGGAACTGGCGGTTGAAATTGGACAGATTGTTGAAGCCCACCGCGTAGCAGATCTCGATGATGGGCATGGCCTCGTCGCTCATCAGGAGCTGGCAGGCCAGGTTAATGCGCAGCCGATTGACATATTGCACCAGCGCCATGCCGGTATGGCGGCGGAAGCTGCGCGAGAAGGCGCTGGCGCTTTGCCCGGCAATGGCGGCCAGATCGCTTTCGTTGAATGGCTCGGTGAGATGGCCCCCGATATGGGCCAGAACCTTGTTGATGCCCACCGACATATAGCCGGAGGGGTCGGGCAGATAGCGGGAGCTGGCCAAAGTCCTGATATCGCTGGCCCGGCTCAGGGCGCCCATGACGCCGATGAACAATTCGATGCGCCGCACGCCCTGGGCCTCGATCAGCTCTTCGAGAGCCGGGGCGATTTCGGCGGCGGTTTGCGGGGAGAAAAGAGCCCCGTGCCGGCTGCGCTCGAGCACCCGCTCGAAGGCGCCGAGCTCGGGCAAGACCTTGATCGTATTGCCGATGAAATCTTCGGAAAATTGCACGATGCGGCAGCGCAGCGGAACACTGGCGCCATCGGGCAATTCGCTGACCCAGTTATGCGGCAGGTTGGGACCGGTCAGCACCAGATTGCCCGGCTCGAATTCGCCGATGAAGTCGCCGACGAAATAGCGGCCACGGGTGGCCACGACGTGATGCAGCTCATATTCGGGATGAAAATGCCAGCGGACGGTGTGAAATGGATAGCCGTGCGACCAGGCCTTGAAGGACTCGCCGCGCCGGATCTGGACGACTTCGAGATCAGGTTCCATCCGTCTCTCCCCTGGCCTGCCAAAAGAAGCAACGCCGCTAGCAGGCCGGTTTGCCCGGTTCTCTGCATATTGGGAGCTTAGGCCCGCAAGGTCGCCGCCGCCACCACAGAGCAGGCGTCTCACCGATACTTTTTTGACCTTTATGGCTGCCAAACTGCCCCATGATGGTGGGTCAGGCCGTATTCCGGTACCGTTGGCGAGCCTCTTGACACTGCAAAATCAAAACTGCTAATGCGTAACACCAACAGCTAATACGAATTAGCGGATTGAGGAGATGGATGTGTCCGCATCGCGGCGGTTGACCCAGAGAGACATTGCCCAATTGGCCGGCGTCAGCCAGGCAACGGTGTCGCTCGTGCTCAACGAAGCCAAGTCCGCGCAGGGCCGTATTCCGCCCGAAACGCGCGAACGCGTGCTCAAGGCCATTCGCGATACCGGCTATGTCGCCGATCCGATTGCGCGCAGCATGGTCAAGGGCGCCAACCGCATTCTGGGCGTCTTTACCTATGAGCCCGCTTTCCCGATTGCGCAGGCCGACTTTTATACTCCGTTCCTGATGGGGATCGAGGAAGCCGCCGAAAGCCTGGGCTATGATCTGCTGCTGATGACCGCTTCGGCGCGCGACAATAGCGGCCGCAAGCGCATTTTCGGCGAGAGTGGGCGGCTGCGGCTGGCCGATGGCTGCCTGATCCTGGGCAGCCAGTTCGATCGCGATGAACTGGCTCAGCTGGTTGCCGGGGATTATCCTTATGTCGCCGTGGGCCGGCGCGATGATGCCGGCGGGCCGGTGCGCTATGTCGGCGCCGACTATATTGCCGCGACCAAGACCCTGGTCGACCAGGCGCTGGCCAAGGGGCACCGGCAGTTTGCCTTTATCGGCACGACGGGTCCGGCCGAATCCATCGCCGACCGCTGGCATGGCTTCCAGAGTGCAATCAAGGGCAGGGCCGAGCTGGTCCATGTCGATGCCATCGAGAATGGCGACCCGGCACGGCAATTGGCCGAGGTTCGCGCCAGCGGCGCAACGGTCGTGTTTTTTGCCGAAGTGCTGGAAGCCGTGGCCTTCGACAATTACGCCCGGGCACAAGGCGTCAAAATCCCGAGCGATCTTTCCATCGTGGTGCTGGGCAGCGGCACGCGCACCCACACCCTGCGGCTGCACCGCGCCTTCACCTGCTACGCCATTCCCCGCGAGGAAATGGGCAGGCAGGCGGCCGCCATGCTGGTGCAGACCCTGCTCGACCCCAGCCAGGTGCCGCAAGTGCTGCTGACCTGCGAAATCGTGGCGGGCGAAACGCTCGCTCCTCCCAATGCAAAGAAAGACAGTTTGAAGTGACAGAATACAACGCGGATATCCTGGTGGTCGGCGGCGGGCTTGGCGGCGTGGCGGCAGCTTTGGGCGCCTTGCGCAATGGGCGCAGTGTCATCCTCAGCGAGGAGTTCGACTGGATCGGGGGCCAGCTGACCAGCCAGGCCGTGCCGCCGGACGAGCATACCTGGGTCGAGCAATTCGGCATCACCGCCAGCTATCGCGCCCTGCGCACCGGCGTGCGGCAATATTATCGCGACCATTATCCGCTGAGCGAAGCCGCGCGGGCCGATCTGACACTCAATCCGGGCGACGGCAATGTCTCGCGCCTGTGCCACGAGCCGAGAGTGTCGCTGGCGGTGATGGAAGCCATGCTGGCGCCCTATGCGGCGGGCGGCAAGCTGACGATTTTGAAGCCCTATGTGCCCATTGCCGCCGACGTGGACGGCGACGTGGTGCGGGCGGTTACCCTGCGCCATCGCGACACCGGCCGCACGGTGACCTGTTCGGCGCGCTATGTCATCGATGCGACCGAATTGGGCGACCTGCTGCCGTTGACCGCGACGGAATATGTCACCGGCTTTGAGGCGCAGTCCGAAACCGGCGAACCCAGTGCGCCGGCCGAAGCGCAACCGCATAATCAGCAGGCCGTTTCGATCTGCTTTGCCGTCGACCATGTGGATGGCAACCATGTCATCGACAAGCCGGCGCGTTACGATCACTGGCGGCAGGTGGCGCCCGCATTCTGGGGCGGACCGCTGCTCAGCTGGGACTCGCCCAATCCGCGCACGCTGGAGCGCAGCCGGCGGTTTTTCGATCCCAATCCGGTCGACAATGCCACCCGCGAAGTGGCCGACCAGCGCGCCAGCGCAGGCGACATGAGCCTCTGGATTTTCCGCCGCATTGCCGCGCGGCACAATTTCCAGCCCGGCGCCTATGCCAGCGACATCTGCCTCGTGAACTGGCCGATGATCGACTATTTCGAAGCCCCAATCATCGATGTGACGCCCGAGCAATATGCCCAGCGGCTGGCCGATGCGGCGAGCCTGTCCTATTCCATGTTCTATTGGATGCAGACCGAGGCCCCTCGCCCCGATGGCGGCCAGGGCTTCCCCGGCCTGCGGCTGCGCGGCGACATTACCGGCACCGAACATGGCCTGGCCATGGCGCCCTATATTCGCGAAAGCCGCCGTATCCGGGCCGTGACCACCGTGCTGGAGCAGGATTTGTCGCTTGCCGTGCGCGGCGATCGTGGGGCGGTGCATTATCGCGACAGCATCGGGGTGGGCATGTACCGCATCGACCTGCATCCCTCGACCGGTGGCGACAATTACATCGATGTGGGCGCCTGCCCGTTCGAAATTCCGCTGGGCTCGCTCATTCCGCGCCGCATGACCAATCTGCTGGCGGCGTCCAAGAATATCGGCACCACCCACATCACCAATGGCTGCTACCGGCTGCACCCGGTGGAGTGGAACATCGGCGAAGTGGCGGGAATGCTGGCGGCGCATTGCCTTGACACCGGCCAGACCCCGCATGGCGTGCAGCAAGACGACAAGCGGCTGGCCGAATTCCAAAGCCATATCGAGCACCAGGGCGTGGAACGCCGTTGGCCCGATATTTCCGGCTATTAGCTAATACGCATAATCAGGGAGGATCTTTTATGCGCAGGACTATGCTGAAAACCACATTGGCCGCTCTGGCGGTGACGACGGGGCTGGTCGCCCCGGCCCTGTCGCAGGAATTGCGGATGGCGATCTGGAGTGCCAATGAGGCTCATCTGGCCTTGTTCAACGAGATCGCCGACGAATTCGAGGCCAGCCATCCCGGCGTTACCGTCACCTATGATTCCCTCGCATTCGAAGGCTATGTGACGACGCTGACCACCCAGATTGCCGGCGGCAATCCGCCCGACCTG
Proteins encoded in this region:
- a CDS encoding AraC family transcriptional regulator, with the protein product MEPDLEVVQIRRGESFKAWSHGYPFHTVRWHFHPEYELHHVVATRGRYFVGDFIGEFEPGNLVLTGPNLPHNWVSELPDGASVPLRCRIVQFSEDFIGNTIKVLPELGAFERVLERSRHGALFSPQTAAEIAPALEELIEAQGVRRIELFIGVMGALSRASDIRTLASSRYLPDPSGYMSVGINKVLAHIGGHLTEPFNESDLAAIAGQSASAFSRSFRRHTGMALVQYVNRLRINLACQLLMSDEAMPIIEICYAVGFNNLSNFNRQFLTQKGMPPSRFRTLLAANARAAEAA
- a CDS encoding LacI family DNA-binding transcriptional regulator, with translation MSASRRLTQRDIAQLAGVSQATVSLVLNEAKSAQGRIPPETRERVLKAIRDTGYVADPIARSMVKGANRILGVFTYEPAFPIAQADFYTPFLMGIEEAAESLGYDLLLMTASARDNSGRKRIFGESGRLRLADGCLILGSQFDRDELAQLVAGDYPYVAVGRRDDAGGPVRYVGADYIAATKTLVDQALAKGHRQFAFIGTTGPAESIADRWHGFQSAIKGRAELVHVDAIENGDPARQLAEVRASGATVVFFAEVLEAVAFDNYARAQGVKIPSDLSIVVLGSGTRTHTLRLHRAFTCYAIPREEMGRQAAAMLVQTLLDPSQVPQVLLTCEIVAGETLAPPNAKKDSLK
- a CDS encoding FAD-dependent oxidoreductase, which translates into the protein MTEYNADILVVGGGLGGVAAALGALRNGRSVILSEEFDWIGGQLTSQAVPPDEHTWVEQFGITASYRALRTGVRQYYRDHYPLSEAARADLTLNPGDGNVSRLCHEPRVSLAVMEAMLAPYAAGGKLTILKPYVPIAADVDGDVVRAVTLRHRDTGRTVTCSARYVIDATELGDLLPLTATEYVTGFEAQSETGEPSAPAEAQPHNQQAVSICFAVDHVDGNHVIDKPARYDHWRQVAPAFWGGPLLSWDSPNPRTLERSRRFFDPNPVDNATREVADQRASAGDMSLWIFRRIAARHNFQPGAYASDICLVNWPMIDYFEAPIIDVTPEQYAQRLADAASLSYSMFYWMQTEAPRPDGGQGFPGLRLRGDITGTEHGLAMAPYIRESRRIRAVTTVLEQDLSLAVRGDRGAVHYRDSIGVGMYRIDLHPSTGGDNYIDVGACPFEIPLGSLIPRRMTNLLAASKNIGTTHITNGCYRLHPVEWNIGEVAGMLAAHCLDTGQTPHGVQQDDKRLAEFQSHIEHQGVERRWPDISGY